From a single Brassica napus cultivar Da-Ae chromosome C9, Da-Ae, whole genome shotgun sequence genomic region:
- the LOC106398393 gene encoding uncharacterized protein LOC106398393 translates to MEFKPGFLTSHTWNIIRTSKPKVEWSKGIWISEATPKFAFITWVAMHNRLATGDRVLRWNPQAITTCWLCRIEPETRDHLLFECPFSEEVWKGVIGNLVSSGTGYSWAQVTQTVVNGLRERIATFLLRYSFQAAVYALWNERNARRVGDFSQPATCLITRIDKLVRNRITSLRQRNRRKYEKAMEKWMERT, encoded by the coding sequence ATGGAGTTCAAGCCGGGTTTTCTCACTTCTCACACCTGGAATATCATTAGAACATCAAAGCCGAAGGTAGAGTGGAGCAAAGGGATTTGGATTTCTGAGGCCACTCCCAAATTTGCTTTCATAACATGGGTGGCAATGCATAATAGGCTTGCAACAGGAGACAGAGTGTTACGTTGGAATCCTCAAGCCATAACTACTTGCTGGCTTTGTAGGATAGAACCTGAAACTAGAGATCATTTGCTATTTGAATGTCCTTTTTCAGAGGAAGTGTGGAAAGGAGTCATTGGAAATTTGGTGAGTAGTGGTACTGGCTATAGCTGGGCTCAGGTGACTCAAACTGTGGTAAATGGATTGAGGGAGAGAATTGCAACCTTTCTCTTGCGATACAGTTTTCAAGCAGCAGTCTATGCTCTTTGGAATGAGAGGAATGCTAGAAGAGTGGGGGATTTTTCTCAACCAGCTACATGTCTGATTACAAGGATAGATAAGTTGGTGAGGAACAGAATAACTTCACTTAGACAGAGGAATAGAAGGAAGTACGAGAAGGCAATGGAAAAGTGGATGGAGAGaacttga
- the LOC125593248 gene encoding uncharacterized protein LOC125593248: MVFVKYNRALQRRMKRSEATDPIILEEIDESNEWLMGRMDGNSDSDELDDHVFENEDLTWSEATGAEEPTYSTRGTNASAAEKGKGIASSSTQTREKRYGPGPSVLSLVDIDEDEPEIDLELQAGGFGQDEEWEFPDDSETEF; this comes from the coding sequence ATGGTATTTGTCAAGTACAACAGAGCTTTGCAGCGTCGCATGAAGAGAAGTGAGGCCACGGATCCTATTATCCTAGAGGAGATTGATGAAAGCAATGAATGGTTGATGGGAAGAATGGATGGGAACTCTGACAGTGATGAACTAGATGATCATGTCTTCGAGAATGAAGATCTGACATGGAGTGAAGCCACTGGAGCTGAGGAACCAACCTACTCTACTAGAGGAACAAACGCTTCAGCTGCTGAGAAGGGAAAAGGGATAGCATCTTCTTCAACTCAAACAAGAGAGAAACGATATGGTCCAGGTCCCTCTGTTCTATCTCTTGTTGATATTGATGAGGATGAACCGGAAATTGATTTGGAACTACAAGCAGGTGGTTTCGGTCAAGATGAGGAATGGGAGTTTCCAGATGACTCTGAAACTGAGTTTTAG
- the LOC125593367 gene encoding uncharacterized protein LOC125593367 — MRYEPVLNDIDGEDVEGEPKQKANSNKRKKRGPLDRFVTSTPPDILKGRKDMKRVFGACDKELREKVCAGIARWFYDAGIPFNAVTYDSFKEITEFIGQYGMGLKPPSMHELRVPLLQREVANIHTMLLKGALSCQMDGGSVFMKSKEVSEVVKDATMLFKLLDEMVEEVGEKNVVQVITDNATNYGSC; from the exons ATGCGGTATGAACCTGTCCTGAATGATATCGATGGTGAGGATGTTGAAGGTGAGCCTAAACAGAAAGCTAACTCtaacaagaggaagaagagaggtcCACTGGACag GTTTGTCACTTCAACTCCTCCTGACATTTTGAAAGGAAGGAAGGACATGAAGCGTGTGTTTGGAGCTTGTGACAAAGAGCTAAGGGAGAAGGTGTGCGCTGGAATAGCTAGGTGGTTCTATGATGCGGGTATTCCGTTCAATGCTGTCACCTATGACTCTTTCAAAGAGATAACAGAGTTCATTGGACAGTATGGAATGGGTTTAAAACCACCTAGTATGCATGAGCTCAGAGTGCCTCTCCTTCAGAGGGAAGTCGCAAACATTCATACCATGCTGCTAAAGGGTGCTCTATCATGTCAGATGGATGGC GGCTCTGTTTTCATGAAGTCTAAGGAGGTCTCAGAAGTGGTGAAAGATGCAACAATGTTGTTCAAGCTGCTTGATGAGATGGTTGAAGAAGTTGGTGAGAAGAATGTGGTTCAAGTGATCACAGACAATGCTACTAATTAT GGAAGTTGCTAG
- the LOC125593247 gene encoding uncharacterized protein LOC125593247, protein MLEDIGKLEPVKNALKKCIFMNGYIYCRVPLVNMMRRFTNQHNLHRPAVTRFATSFITMSQFHIQQSNLKKMVTSDDWNKSKWPREAGAKKLKQYILQESFWRNASYALKLTGPLVKVLRMVDGDKKPTMGYIYAAMDRAKEAIARSFKMKQEKYENVFEIIDRRWNCQLHQPLHAAGYFLNPAIHYANPEDVCCEEVETGLYNCINRLVPDSEIQDKVMLELDMFKNAAGLFGHNMAIRQREMKARADWWSTYGSSAPNLRDFAVKVLSLTCSASGCERNWGVFELVSLFYILPIS, encoded by the exons ATGCTAGAAGACATTGGGAAGTTGGAGCCGGTTAAGAATGCGTTGAAGAAGTGTATTTTCATGAATGGATACATCTACTGTCGTGTGCCTCTGGTGAATATGATGAGGAGATTCACCAATCAACACAATCTTCATCGGCCAGCTGTAACGAGGTTTGCCACTTCGTTTATCACCATGTCTCAGTTCCACATCCAGCAATCAAacctgaagaagatggtcacaTCTGACGATTGGAACAAGAGCAAATGGCCAAGGGAAGCAGGGGCAAAGAAACTGAAGCAATACATTCTACAAGAAAGCTTCTGGAGGAATGCTAGCTACGCCCTCAAGCTCACTGGTCCACTGGTGAAGGTGCTTAGGATGGTGGATGGTGATAAGAAGCCGACTATGGGATACATATATGCGGCTATGGACAGAGCTAAAGAAGCTATTGCAAGGAGTTTCAAGATGAAGCAAGAGAAATATGAGAATGTATTTGAGATCATTGACAGAAGGTGGAATTGTCAGCTTCACCAGCCTCTTCACGCAGCTGGATACTTCCTAAATCCAGCTATCCATTACGCCAATCCTGAGGACGTTTGTTGTGAGGAAGTTGAGACCGGTTTGTACAACTGTATCAACAGGCTTGTCCCGGACAGTGAGATTCAAGACAAGGTGATGCTGGAGCTTGATATGTTTAAGAACGCTGCTGGTCTCTTTGGCCATAACATGGCAATAAGGCAAAGAGAGATGAAAGCACGAG ctgATTGGTGGTCTACTTATGGATCATCAGCTCCTAATCTAAGAGACTTTGCTGTGAAAGTACTTAGCTTAACTTGCAGTGCATCTGGATGTGAAAGAAATTGGGGTGTTTTTGAGCTTGTAAGTCTTTTCTATATTCTTCCTATTTCATAG